The sequence below is a genomic window from Lolium perenne isolate Kyuss_39 chromosome 7, Kyuss_2.0, whole genome shotgun sequence.
TGCCAGCCGAAGTAGTACACTAGTAGCTCTGAAATGATAGGGGACTGGAGAATTCACCAGGACCAATGTGACATGAGAGGGAGGAGGATCTCCAACCACACCATGTTCCTCCCCAGCCGGTTGTCAGGTCCCCACTCAATGTACATCGGCCCTGGCAGGAACCAGTTGAACTTCGAAATCCGGATATTTAGCCTGTCTCAGAATCATATATATGCACAAATAACTCTCGAGACTTAATATGCATGCAAGAAAGGTCACCAGAAAATTAGTTCCCCGAATATAAAGCCCATGCAATTGAGAACTCGGGTCAACCGTTGAGACAGAAAAGATAAGACTTCAAAAATTCAAATGAGAGCTTGTCGTTGCATGAAAATCTCTAGAATGTGAAGAACTCTGGGGTGCCGTTGAAGATGAGACCACAGGTGCTGGAGAAGCCTATGCCTTGGACCTTGATGCAGGCAGCTAATCTGAATGTTTGTTTTATCAACATGAAAACCACATTTCGCCAATTCACCAGAAGACCCGAGATCATGAATAGCACTTTTAGGTAAAACCTCCATATTAGTACGAATAACCATAGGACCTTGGACATGAGACTTCGGAGATACATCACTTTTGAAACCTTTGAAGGAGATAACCAACCACCTTCAGGAGCATCAAAATGAGAAAAGATTGGTACCAGTGGATCACCACGAAAGAGATGAAACTGACATAGAAAATCTGGAAAAATTATATCCCAAAGATCATAAACAAAGTGGCTCACTTTACCTGAGGCAACAGAGAACCGAAATCTCTTGTCACAAAGCTTAAGAACTTGAAAACCCCCAAACAATCACCACCAAGACAGCATTGAGTGCTAGATCCACCTATGCCACCGAGAGAAAGAATGATGAACGGGATAAGCCCACCAGAAAGAACGCCTTGGATAAAGAAGAGGGCATGAAGTGAACTGTGGAACCAAAACGTCGACGCACCTCGCTCGCAAGGGCGAACCACGGCGACAAATCCCAACAGAGGAGGCCCTCCATCATGAACTAAAGGAGGATTCAACACCATTGAGGATTGACGGACGAAGTACGATGGGGATGGAGAGAGGAGAGCCGTTTTGCACCTCATACTCGATGGTTTTTGTCTACACCACTCCTGACAGGGATTCAAGTAAACCAAGACCAGTGGAGAACCAGATATCCCACATTCAACATGGtaatttatttttctgaatgaTTTTACATGCATGAGAGGCTCCATATCAAATTCATCACCTTTGCATTTTTTAGCTTCCAGCTCGCCTAGTCAGAATCTTAGTTTGTATGGTAGAACAGCATTGCAGTAAACTGTTTTGGACAGGACTATCTTCTGTCATACAACTAGAAGAGTACAAGACTGGCACTACGGCCACATGCTGCCAAATTCAACTAGTTTAGTCATCATGGGTCACCAGTAATCTTTACAAGAGCATTCACCATTTGCAAAATGATGGTAGCGGTTAACATCTCTTATGATGATTTCACGCTGCACAATCTGCGAAATCAGCTTGATGACAGCATGACAGTCCTCACAAACTCGAAGATTCTTAGTCACAAGAAGCTTTGTCCCAGGAGGCGTACTAATAAGCCCAAATGCAATGGCCAGTCTCTCGCTATGGCCCCTCACCATGTTCCTCTTTTCATCATCTCCCACATCGTGGAAAACTGGCATGGTGTCAGGCACATATCCAGCATCGCTCATGAGACCTTCCAATCTCTCCAATTCTACATAAATTTCATCTGATCGAGGATGAGATGCATCACCAACAAGAAATCCATGTGTTTTCCCTTTCAACTCAATCCAACTGCAAGCAACGATCTTTTTCAGGCCTCGGTTGGTCATTAGCTTCCTAACCATTGCAGCCTTTTCCCATTTCCCAGACTGAGCATAGATATTTGATAGAAGCACGTAATTACCAGCATCTTCAGGCTCAAGCTCAATCAACTTCTGCAGGGCTAGTTCACCTAGTTCAACATTCTTGTGAATCTTACAACCATTGAGAAGTGCACCCCATATCCCTGAATCTGGTTCCATAGACATGCCCTTTATGAGATCATACGCTTCTTCAAACCTACCAGCATGGCCAAGAACATCCACAAGGCAAGTGAAATGCTGCACTGTCGGTTTGATGGAGTACACATCCACCATCAAACTAAAAAAATATTTTGCTTCTTTTACCATACCTCCATGGTTGCAGGCTGATAAAACCCCAACAAAAGTGATGTTGTCAGGAGTCACTAGAGCCTCGACCCTCATTTTGTTAAAAAGTTTGAGCGCTTCGTCAGCATGGCCATGCATCCCGTATCCACATATCATGGCATTCCAGGAAACAAGTTCCCTCTTCGTGAGTTGATCAAAGAGAACGCGGGCCACCTGAACCCACCCGCTCTTGGCATACATATCCACAAGGGAAGTCTTCAGCTTATCCTGCTGCCCAAAGCCCCTCCTCCAACCAAACCCATGCAGCTCTCTCCCTCTAGGTAGAGCAGCCGCATCAGCTGCTGCTGATATTGTACTCACCAGAGTGGCAATCGTCGGCCTTACACCATTTGTAGCCATGTCGCGGCACAATAAAAGCGCCTCCATGGGCCGCCCATTCTGCCCATAAGCAGCAATCATGGAATTCCACACCACAGCATCTCTCATCGCAATCCCATCAAACACGGCTCGAGCATCGTCCACGCACCCACACTTGGCATACATGTCCACAAGACCGGCACAAACAAATACATCCTCGCCCCACCGCGTGCCCGAGACACGCTCGTGCACCTCCCTCCCGGTTTTCAGGTCGAGGAGTGCGGCGCACGCCTTGAGCACCAGCGGGTACGTGAAGTTATCTGGCTCCACACCATGCTCTGCCATCCC
It includes:
- the LOC127314019 gene encoding pentatricopeptide repeat-containing protein At1g08070, chloroplastic yields the protein MLPSILSKSRNVPSHRRRRRLRRLLSSSLGRATAVAPATTITASPPPSSNSHLASSPHSYNQYASILQSCVAAGSLRTGRQLHGRLLVSGLGSDTVLATKLVDLYAARGHVEHARRLFDGMPKRNVFLWNVLIRAYAREGPREAAVQLYRGMAEHGVEPDNFTYPLVLKACAALLDLKTGREVHERVSGTRWGEDVFVCAGLVDMYAKCGCVDDARAVFDGIAMRDAVVWNSMIAAYGQNGRPMEALLLCRDMATNGVRPTIATLVSTISAAADAAALPRGRELHGFGWRRGFGQQDKLKTSLVDMYAKSGWVQVARVLFDQLTKRELVSWNAMICGYGMHGHADEALKLFNKMRVEALVTPDNITFVGVLSACNHGGMVKEAKYFFSLMVDVYSIKPTVQHFTCLVDVLGHAGRFEEAYDLIKGMSMEPDSGIWGALLNGCKIHKNVELGELALQKLIELEPEDAGNYVLLSNIYAQSGKWEKAAMVRKLMTNRGLKKIVACSWIELKGKTHGFLVGDASHPRSDEIYVELERLEGLMSDAGYVPDTMPVFHDVGDDEKRNMVRGHSERLAIAFGLISTPPGTKLLVTKNLRVCEDCHAVIKLISQIVQREIIIRDVNRYHHFANGECSCKDYW